In a single window of the Streptomyces sp. 846.5 genome:
- a CDS encoding LacI family DNA-binding transcriptional regulator encodes MNIGEIARRAGVSRSTVSYALSGKRPVSPVTRKRIQDVIDELGYVPNASARALAEGRTRTIGLVIPPASKRLTHMQLDFVASVVDAAAQVDLDVLLSPSGGDHDQSFERLVSENRVDGVILMEIRLEDARVSRLRESRMPFVGIGHPAQDQRMCWVDVDYASLINHCVQHLADLGHRHIALLNRSPELVAAGYGPGHRARAGFMDAVRERNLQGIELLCGDDARSGQECITELLRTHPDVTALATINEAALPGIQRALDQAGRRIPQDFSITGVVASHWAEDFRPPLTAADVPATEMAAQALSLLTERISDPSTPPQHILMTPSITLRHSTAAAGIGSVRSPL; translated from the coding sequence ATGAACATCGGGGAAATCGCCCGTCGCGCGGGGGTCTCGCGCAGCACGGTCTCGTACGCGCTCAGCGGCAAGCGGCCGGTGTCGCCGGTGACCCGCAAACGCATCCAGGACGTCATCGACGAACTGGGCTACGTCCCCAACGCGTCCGCCCGCGCCCTGGCCGAGGGCCGCACGCGCACCATCGGGCTGGTGATCCCGCCGGCCAGCAAACGTCTGACGCACATGCAGCTCGACTTCGTCGCCAGCGTCGTCGACGCCGCGGCGCAGGTCGACCTGGACGTGCTGCTCTCCCCCTCGGGCGGCGACCACGACCAGTCCTTCGAACGCCTCGTCTCGGAGAACCGCGTCGACGGCGTCATCCTGATGGAGATCCGTCTGGAGGACGCGCGGGTGAGCCGGCTGCGCGAGTCGCGCATGCCCTTCGTCGGCATCGGCCACCCCGCCCAGGACCAGCGGATGTGCTGGGTCGACGTCGACTACGCGAGCCTCATCAACCACTGCGTGCAGCACCTGGCCGACCTCGGCCACCGGCACATCGCCCTGCTCAACCGCTCCCCCGAACTGGTCGCCGCCGGATACGGCCCCGGCCACCGGGCCAGGGCCGGATTCATGGACGCCGTACGGGAACGCAATCTGCAGGGCATCGAGCTGCTGTGCGGCGACGATGCCCGCTCGGGCCAGGAGTGCATCACCGAACTGCTGCGGACCCACCCGGACGTCACCGCCCTCGCCACCATCAACGAGGCCGCGCTGCCCGGCATCCAGCGCGCCCTGGACCAGGCCGGCCGGCGTATCCCGCAGGACTTCTCCATCACCGGCGTGGTGGCCAGCCACTGGGCCGAGGACTTCCGTCCGCCGCTCACGGCCGCGGACGTCCCGGCGACGGAGATGGCCGCTCAGGCCCTCTCACTGCTGACCGAGCGGATCAGCGATCCGTCCACCCCGCCCCAGCACATCCTGATGACCCCGTCCATCACCCTGCGCCACAGCACCGCCGCCGCCGGGATCGGATCGGTACGCTCACCGTTGTAG
- a CDS encoding TetR/AcrR family transcriptional regulator, translating into MPKLWNETIEAHRHAVRDAIMETTAALVTEHGLASVTMTQIAEQAGIGRATLYKYFPDVDSILIARHGGHVAAHLAQLTELREQAGTPAEQLHAVLGAYALICHHRARHAGSDIAALVHRGEPLARSEQRLVELFRDVLAEAAAADGLRTDVPPEELATYCLHALSAAAGLPDEAAVHRLVTVTLTGLRPADIR; encoded by the coding sequence GTGCCGAAACTGTGGAACGAGACGATCGAGGCGCACCGCCACGCGGTGCGTGACGCGATCATGGAAACCACAGCGGCCCTGGTCACCGAGCACGGCCTGGCCTCGGTGACGATGACTCAGATCGCCGAGCAGGCCGGCATCGGGCGCGCGACGTTGTACAAGTACTTCCCCGACGTCGACTCGATCCTGATCGCCCGGCACGGGGGTCATGTCGCGGCCCACCTCGCGCAGCTCACCGAACTCCGCGAGCAGGCAGGCACCCCCGCCGAGCAGCTGCACGCGGTCCTCGGGGCCTATGCCCTCATCTGCCACCACCGGGCACGCCACGCCGGCAGCGACATCGCGGCGCTGGTCCACCGCGGCGAGCCCCTCGCCCGCTCCGAGCAGCGGCTCGTCGAGCTGTTCCGGGACGTGCTCGCCGAGGCTGCGGCGGCCGACGGGCTCCGCACGGACGTCCCGCCGGAGGAGCTCGCGACCTACTGCCTGCACGCGCTGTCCGCAGCGGCGGGCCTGCCGGACGAGGCCGCGGTGCACCGCCTGGTGACGGTCACCCTGACCGGCCTGCGCCCTGCGGACATCCGATAG
- a CDS encoding metalloregulator ArsR/SmtB family transcription factor has translation MGHGVVEKKRATARERLDHVGSADVATLLQALATPSRLLILARLVEGPCAASDLAEAAGMERSACSHQLRLLKNLGLVTVERHGRSMVYALYDHHVAELLDQAIFHVEHLKLGLVDAPEDVAPVGG, from the coding sequence ATGGGTCATGGAGTCGTCGAGAAGAAGCGCGCCACCGCACGCGAGCGGCTGGACCATGTCGGCAGCGCCGACGTGGCCACCCTGCTGCAGGCCCTGGCCACCCCGTCCCGGCTGCTGATCCTGGCCCGGCTGGTCGAGGGCCCGTGCGCGGCCAGTGACTTGGCGGAGGCCGCCGGGATGGAACGCTCGGCCTGCTCGCACCAACTGCGGCTGCTGAAGAACCTGGGCCTGGTCACCGTCGAACGGCACGGGCGCTCCATGGTCTACGCCCTGTACGACCACCATGTCGCCGAACTCCTGGACCAGGCCATATTCCATGTGGAGCACCTGAAGCTCGGTCTGGTCGACGCCCCGGAGGACGTTGCACCCGTGGGCGGTTGA